In one Cloacibacillus porcorum genomic region, the following are encoded:
- a CDS encoding DUF3168 domain-containing protein has product MSMFSRHAELYAALKNDAALSAVITGIYDMPPDNAASPYMQVGDTQEVSDDLLNNTGAEITTTLHIWSRYAGRKEILQINNLIFAALPEWALYDGIEIIRDSAEPDWWHGVIDIRYYEYR; this is encoded by the coding sequence ATGAGCATGTTTTCGAGGCACGCAGAACTATACGCAGCATTAAAAAATGATGCCGCATTATCTGCTGTGATAACCGGCATCTACGACATGCCTCCGGATAACGCGGCCTCGCCATATATGCAGGTCGGCGATACGCAAGAGGTAAGTGACGATCTGCTGAACAACACCGGAGCGGAGATCACAACTACGCTTCATATTTGGAGCCGCTACGCCGGGCGTAAGGAAATATTGCAGATAAATAATCTCATCTTCGCGGCGCTGCCTGAATGGGCGCTCTATGACGGCATAGAAATTATTCGGGACAGCGCGGAACCCGACTGGTGGCACGGTGTAATAGACATAAGGTATTACGAATATCGATAG
- a CDS encoding HK97-gp10 family putative phage morphogenesis protein, with product MPPIKVIGDKELINKLKKLSSGEIRDSVYAALRKGTDIIAADAKRRCPVDTGALRDSITPKTFKNDEKDGMNGYVYCDYPSTERKASFKGQKQLYYAMAVEYGNRHAIAQPFLKPALRANRKRVIALVLDALKVVSK from the coding sequence ATGCCACCCATAAAAGTAATTGGCGACAAAGAGCTGATCAATAAGCTTAAGAAGCTTTCCTCCGGTGAGATTCGTGACTCTGTTTATGCTGCCCTGCGAAAGGGAACCGATATTATCGCTGCCGACGCAAAACGCCGCTGCCCTGTAGATACAGGTGCGCTTCGGGATTCCATTACGCCAAAAACTTTTAAAAATGACGAAAAGGACGGAATGAACGGTTACGTTTACTGCGACTATCCCAGCACGGAGCGTAAAGCCAGTTTTAAGGGGCAAAAACAGCTCTACTATGCGATGGCGGTGGAATATGGCAACAGACATGCCATAGCGCAGCCGTTTCTTAAACCGGCGTTACGTGCCAACAGAAAACGTGTGATTGCCTTGGTACTTGATGCTTTGAAGGTTGTATCTAAATGA
- a CDS encoding head-tail adaptor protein — MNPGELRERITISRAVFEDDGIGGSITSESIIFSGWASVAAKKSKDGLLGGRDVEVRTHLVIMRMPGTEPQKGDVITWRGKSLIVKAVRPDYRAALVELDCVQEA; from the coding sequence ATGAATCCCGGGGAACTGAGAGAGCGTATAACAATTTCGCGAGCAGTTTTTGAAGATGACGGCATAGGCGGAAGCATAACATCCGAATCCATAATATTTTCCGGGTGGGCTTCCGTCGCCGCCAAAAAATCAAAAGACGGGCTTCTTGGTGGCCGCGACGTCGAAGTTAGAACGCACCTTGTGATAATGCGGATGCCGGGAACAGAACCGCAAAAAGGCGACGTAATAACATGGCGCGGCAAATCGCTCATCGTAAAGGCGGTGCGCCCTGATTATCGGGCTGCGCTGGTAGAACTCGACTGTGTTCAGGAGGCTTAA
- a CDS encoding head-tail connector protein — protein MPALTLAEIKTFLRVDSDAEDALLTAQMTAAQSFIGGKISKTRHVTKDESGEPTYEDIASDELYKHAVKLLVAHWYENRAVETVGNKTLNKISFTVEAIITHIETCGDYV, from the coding sequence ATGCCGGCGCTTACGCTGGCAGAGATAAAGACGTTCCTCCGCGTTGACAGTGACGCGGAGGATGCTCTTTTGACTGCTCAGATGACAGCGGCGCAGTCGTTTATTGGCGGCAAGATATCTAAGACCCGGCATGTCACGAAAGACGAGAGCGGAGAACCGACGTATGAAGATATCGCCAGTGATGAACTCTATAAGCACGCCGTGAAATTGCTTGTTGCCCATTGGTACGAAAATCGCGCCGTTGAGACTGTCGGCAATAAGACCCTTAACAAAATCAGTTTCACCGTTGAGGCGATCATAACGCATATCGAGACGTGTGGTGATTACGTATGA
- a CDS encoding X2-like carbohydrate binding domain-containing protein has protein sequence MPKKILLTVSPEAATFSKASPADVVLTVSASSAVTALKIGGTAVNSSNYTISGGELTITGDYLATLTNGEKTFTVETGDGLNATVKVTVSD, from the coding sequence ATACCTAAAAAAATCCTCCTAACCGTCAGCCCAGAGGCGGCCACGTTCAGCAAGGCTTCCCCCGCTGACGTGGTGCTGACGGTAAGCGCGTCATCTGCCGTGACCGCGCTTAAAATTGGGGGAACGGCGGTAAATTCCAGTAATTACACCATATCGGGTGGCGAGCTGACGATAACCGGCGATTATCTTGCGACGCTGACCAATGGCGAAAAGACCTTTACGGTTGAAACGGGCGACGGGCTTAATGCGACTGTAAAGGTGACGGTAAGCGACTAA
- a CDS encoding phage major capsid protein, whose product MTVEEYKNKRNELMSAATDAVTSGDVEAAAAKRAEIEALDEEYDAEQRELANLAALKERKIVDITTSRDNMLTPQNLMPAESMLKPQNEDEVYRKAFAHTLMGFMLPKEEAEIFDKINKRIAPGEIENVTQTAATHTVVIPKTLVDAIWKEMGERHPILNAVPKTFVKGKLSYPFEAVSGDNAEFYDEDTEVVEGTFTIEALDLDGYELAKALNISWKLQKMSIDSFLAYVANLVAEKMANALAAAVVEGKGVAGASDSWKSQPQGIVTALNAETNTPQVLTWTPSTDEVTYAKMTSLMSKIRSGYSAGAVIYAKNDFIWNVLANIKDTAGRPYFIADVISGGVGRLFGHVVYEEDAIPADAMLLGNVGQGYLMNVQEDISLMQDSHMTKRTTTYMGYAILDGKVRTTKAFAYLKKSS is encoded by the coding sequence ATGACTGTAGAAGAATACAAAAACAAGCGAAACGAACTGATGAGCGCAGCAACAGACGCGGTCACTTCCGGAGATGTAGAGGCGGCGGCCGCAAAGCGCGCAGAGATAGAGGCTCTCGATGAGGAATATGACGCCGAGCAGCGCGAACTCGCGAACCTCGCGGCGTTAAAAGAGCGCAAAATCGTTGATATAACAACTTCGCGCGATAATATGTTGACCCCCCAGAATTTGATGCCGGCGGAGTCAATGCTAAAGCCACAAAACGAAGATGAAGTATACCGCAAGGCATTCGCTCATACCCTTATGGGCTTCATGCTGCCAAAAGAAGAGGCTGAAATCTTCGACAAAATAAACAAAAGAATAGCTCCTGGCGAAATCGAGAATGTGACACAGACGGCGGCAACTCATACGGTCGTTATTCCTAAAACGCTGGTTGACGCTATTTGGAAAGAGATGGGCGAACGTCACCCAATTCTTAACGCCGTTCCCAAGACCTTTGTAAAAGGCAAGCTCAGCTATCCCTTTGAGGCAGTAAGCGGGGACAACGCGGAGTTTTACGACGAAGATACCGAGGTCGTTGAGGGTACTTTCACGATAGAAGCGCTTGATCTGGATGGGTACGAGCTTGCAAAGGCGCTGAATATATCATGGAAGCTGCAGAAGATGAGCATCGATTCCTTCCTGGCCTATGTTGCGAATCTAGTGGCTGAGAAAATGGCAAACGCCCTGGCCGCAGCTGTTGTTGAGGGCAAAGGCGTCGCGGGTGCTAGTGATAGTTGGAAGAGCCAGCCGCAGGGCATTGTTACGGCGCTCAACGCAGAGACGAACACGCCGCAGGTGCTTACATGGACTCCCTCTACTGACGAGGTAACTTATGCGAAAATGACATCCCTGATGTCAAAAATCAGAAGCGGGTACTCCGCCGGAGCGGTAATCTACGCGAAGAATGATTTTATTTGGAATGTCCTCGCAAATATCAAGGATACCGCCGGTCGCCCGTATTTTATCGCAGATGTCATCTCTGGCGGTGTCGGGCGTCTCTTTGGTCATGTGGTCTACGAAGAAGATGCCATACCGGCAGATGCGATGCTGTTGGGCAACGTCGGTCAGGGCTATCTTATGAATGTACAGGAAGATATCAGCTTGATGCAGGACAGCCACATGACAAAGCGTACGACTACTTACATGGGTTATGCCATCCTGGACGGCAAGGTACGCACTACAAAGGCGTTCGCATACCTAAAAAAATCCTCCTAA
- a CDS encoding head maturation protease, ClpP-related, whose product MKDNLNKLLQVRNLANGEAALYFYGEIVSSWWGAWDAADQYPEKIRNFLAGVSDKNLNLHINSGGGSVVAAMAIVNMLRGHSGKKTCYIDGLAASSASAIALCCDRVIMPRNTFLMIHRTTMSASGNANEMKQCAEILEKAEECMLSVYEGALASGVSIETVKDLMYKETWFTAEEAARYFRVEIAEAIAEPAAMAAKELPKSAPEAIKKIAALALERERLKLLNLKKEG is encoded by the coding sequence ATGAAGGACAACCTAAACAAACTGCTCCAAGTGCGCAATCTCGCAAACGGCGAGGCTGCGCTTTATTTTTATGGCGAAATCGTCTCCTCGTGGTGGGGCGCGTGGGATGCCGCCGATCAGTACCCGGAAAAGATACGTAATTTTCTTGCCGGCGTCTCTGACAAGAATTTGAACCTACACATCAATTCCGGCGGCGGCAGCGTAGTTGCGGCAATGGCTATTGTGAACATGCTTCGGGGACACAGCGGGAAGAAGACCTGTTATATCGACGGGCTCGCCGCGTCGTCCGCCTCCGCGATCGCGCTCTGCTGCGACCGTGTAATTATGCCGCGCAATACGTTTTTGATGATACACAGAACCACGATGAGCGCCAGCGGCAACGCAAATGAGATGAAACAGTGCGCGGAAATACTGGAAAAAGCCGAAGAGTGCATGTTGAGCGTATATGAGGGCGCGTTGGCTTCCGGCGTAAGTATCGAGACGGTCAAAGACCTCATGTACAAAGAAACGTGGTTTACCGCGGAAGAGGCTGCGCGCTATTTCCGCGTGGAAATCGCCGAGGCAATAGCCGAGCCCGCGGCGATGGCGGCGAAGGAGCTTCCGAAATCGGCCCCGGAAGCGATAAAAAAAATCGCAGCCCTTGCGCTTGAACGTGAGCGCTTGAAGCTGCTAAATCTAAAGAAAGAGGGATGA
- a CDS encoding phage portal protein has product MNYVTRSPTIIKHELIVERGNGFYGWNGQMYKSDVIRSCIRPFARSIGKLGAKQIREGPDGLKINPDRYVKMILEEPNPLITGQMLQQKLAVQLALNNNAFALIVRDGAGYANQIYPIEALSVEALYDANMTLYLRFCLKSGKMGTFPYSDIIHLREDFNGNDIFGDGNIEALREVMDVAATIDKSLVDAVKNSAVNKWLLKWGSVLRPEDIKKETENFVKTYLSSEGSVGAIGVDSKAEAIQITPHDYVPNAVQWDRAITRIHSYYNTNQKIIDSTYNEDEWNAYYESVIEPVALQMSNEFTRKIFSPRERGYGNRIIFESMSLQYASMSTKLNLLQMVDRGALTPNEWRRVLNMAPIDGGDQAVRRLDTAPTTNTGGGEGK; this is encoded by the coding sequence ATGAATTACGTAACTCGCAGCCCGACCATTATCAAACACGAACTGATCGTTGAGCGTGGCAACGGGTTCTATGGCTGGAACGGCCAGATGTATAAATCCGATGTCATCCGCAGCTGCATTCGTCCATTTGCGCGCTCTATCGGCAAATTAGGTGCGAAACAGATCCGCGAGGGACCTGACGGGTTAAAAATCAACCCCGACCGCTATGTGAAAATGATCCTTGAAGAGCCCAACCCTCTGATCACCGGGCAAATGCTCCAACAAAAACTTGCCGTGCAGCTCGCGCTTAACAACAACGCTTTTGCGCTCATCGTTCGCGACGGCGCAGGGTACGCGAACCAGATATACCCCATTGAAGCGCTATCCGTAGAAGCTCTTTATGATGCAAACATGACGCTCTATCTGCGCTTTTGTCTGAAAAGCGGAAAAATGGGGACATTCCCGTACTCTGACATAATTCACCTTCGGGAAGATTTTAACGGCAACGACATTTTTGGAGATGGCAACATAGAGGCGCTGCGCGAAGTGATGGATGTTGCGGCGACAATCGATAAAAGCCTCGTTGACGCCGTAAAAAACTCCGCTGTGAACAAGTGGCTGCTCAAATGGGGCTCTGTGCTCCGTCCGGAAGACATCAAAAAAGAGACAGAGAATTTTGTAAAAACCTATCTTTCGTCCGAGGGCAGCGTCGGCGCGATCGGCGTTGACAGCAAGGCCGAGGCCATCCAGATCACGCCTCATGATTACGTGCCGAATGCCGTACAGTGGGACAGGGCGATTACCCGCATCCACAGCTACTACAACACGAATCAGAAGATCATCGATTCAACATATAACGAAGATGAATGGAACGCCTATTACGAAAGCGTAATAGAGCCAGTTGCCCTGCAAATGAGCAACGAGTTTACACGCAAAATTTTCAGCCCGCGTGAACGCGGCTACGGCAACCGTATCATCTTCGAGAGCATGAGCCTGCAATACGCAAGCATGTCCACGAAGCTGAACCTGCTGCAGATGGTGGACCGCGGGGCGTTGACGCCGAACGAATGGCGCCGCGTGCTGAACATGGCCCCGATCGATGGCGGAGATCAGGCTGTCCGACGGCTTGATACCGCGCCGACGACGAATACGGGCGGAGGTGAAGGAAAATGA
- a CDS encoding terminase large subunit: MNPIVEYGTQVLTGEIVACEKIKQVYAHLIDCLEDKNSEYEYDERRAKHAVNFIERYCKHSKGAAGGGAFKLELWQRALVSALFGFIHKIDGTRKYREMVLIVARKNGKSTLGSAIALYMLLADGEKGPEVVSAATMREQAKIIWGEAKRMVKKSPQLSARCRCLVGEIDCDFNDGVFKPLSSESNSLDGLNLHCALIDELHAIADKNLYDVLIDGMSAREQPLSVIVSTAGTLREGIFDIKYEECKLILDGYNDPKGYHDEGVLPVIYELDKRSEWMDERCWIKANPGLGTIKRIANLAQKVDKAKKNPLLVKNLVTKDFNIRETTSEAWLTFEQLNNTETYDLSTLRPRYGIGGADLSSTTDLTCGTLIFMVPEDPHIYVKQMYWLPEDLLEKREQEDQIPYGVWKEQGLLRTTPGNRVHYRHVVEWFLELREQCDIYMPYFGYDAWSAEYFVADMRSEFGAEVPEPVFQGKKTLSSPMKSLGADLEKKIINYNNNPILKWCISNTAIDIDKNNNIQPVKGTSSRRRIDGLASLLDAYVVFERHREDYMNLI; the protein is encoded by the coding sequence ATGAACCCAATCGTTGAATATGGTACGCAGGTCCTAACTGGTGAAATCGTAGCCTGCGAAAAAATAAAGCAAGTCTATGCTCATTTGATCGACTGCCTTGAAGATAAAAATAGCGAATATGAATACGACGAACGGCGTGCTAAGCACGCCGTGAACTTTATCGAGCGCTATTGCAAACACTCTAAAGGCGCGGCCGGCGGCGGGGCTTTTAAACTTGAGCTTTGGCAGCGGGCTCTTGTGTCGGCACTCTTTGGTTTTATTCATAAAATCGACGGCACGCGGAAGTACCGTGAGATGGTGTTGATCGTCGCGCGCAAAAATGGCAAGTCAACGCTTGGTTCAGCGATTGCGCTTTACATGTTGCTGGCCGACGGAGAAAAAGGCCCAGAGGTTGTCAGCGCCGCCACCATGCGCGAACAGGCAAAAATAATCTGGGGCGAGGCTAAACGGATGGTGAAAAAGTCGCCGCAGCTGTCGGCGCGCTGCCGCTGCCTGGTCGGTGAAATAGATTGCGATTTTAACGACGGGGTGTTTAAGCCGCTGAGTTCTGAGTCGAACTCCCTGGACGGACTCAACCTTCATTGCGCATTGATCGACGAGCTGCACGCGATCGCCGACAAAAATCTTTACGACGTTTTGATCGACGGCATGAGCGCCCGTGAGCAGCCGCTTTCGGTTATCGTATCCACCGCGGGAACGTTGCGAGAGGGAATATTTGACATCAAATACGAGGAGTGTAAATTGATCCTCGACGGATACAACGACCCGAAGGGATACCATGACGAGGGCGTTTTACCGGTCATTTACGAATTGGATAAACGTTCCGAGTGGATGGACGAACGCTGTTGGATAAAGGCGAACCCCGGCCTTGGCACAATAAAGCGTATCGCAAATCTGGCGCAGAAAGTAGATAAAGCGAAAAAGAATCCGCTCTTGGTAAAGAACTTGGTAACGAAAGACTTTAATATCCGCGAAACTACATCCGAAGCATGGTTGACCTTCGAGCAGCTCAACAACACGGAAACTTACGATCTGTCCACGCTGCGGCCGCGCTACGGCATCGGAGGCGCCGATCTGTCGAGCACAACAGACCTGACTTGCGGAACCCTGATCTTCATGGTGCCAGAAGATCCGCACATCTATGTCAAACAGATGTATTGGCTGCCGGAAGATTTGCTTGAAAAACGGGAGCAGGAGGACCAAATACCATACGGAGTATGGAAAGAACAGGGATTACTGCGAACGACGCCGGGAAATCGCGTACACTACAGACACGTCGTAGAATGGTTTTTAGAGCTGCGTGAGCAATGTGATATTTATATGCCATACTTCGGCTATGACGCATGGAGCGCTGAATATTTCGTCGCAGACATGCGGTCGGAGTTCGGCGCCGAAGTACCGGAGCCGGTATTTCAGGGGAAAAAAACGCTAAGCTCGCCGATGAAATCACTTGGGGCGGATCTCGAAAAGAAAATCATCAACTACAACAACAACCCGATTCTGAAATGGTGCATCTCCAACACAGCGATCGATATCGACAAAAACAACAACATCCAGCCCGTAAAGGGCACAAGCAGCCGCAGGCGGATAGACGGGCTTGCCTCACTGCTGGACGCATATGTAGTCTTTGAGCGCCATCGTGAAGACTACATGAATCTGATTTAG
- a CDS encoding HNH endonuclease — MARRDFYTSAAWLRCRDGYIKSVCGLCERCGKPGYIVHHKQHIDDSNEGDPEVTLNWANLEYLCLECHNKEHFQKRQTRDDVMFDASGQLVAASPPPKRKH; from the coding sequence ATGGCGAGAAGAGACTTCTACACGTCTGCGGCATGGTTACGCTGCCGGGATGGCTACATCAAATCTGTGTGCGGGTTATGCGAGCGATGCGGCAAGCCGGGCTATATCGTGCATCACAAGCAGCACATCGATGACAGCAACGAAGGCGATCCGGAAGTCACGTTGAACTGGGCGAATCTCGAATACCTTTGTCTTGAGTGCCACAACAAAGAACATTTTCAAAAAAGACAAACGCGCGATGACGTGATGTTTGACGCATCGGGGCAGCTGGTGGCTGCCAGCCCCCCCCCTAAACGAAAACACTGA
- a CDS encoding AAA family ATPase produces the protein MATLPTGWDREIKPDTPETQLQNAIANSAIAPKRPVRVTLDGKIHRFAVVGDKNTEKAGWYIGFGDNIPAGMFGSWRGSVESKWLADVGRELTAEEIAACERRMAEAAAIRDEERRKYREQIANAVMNILQTVTPAEPGHSYLQRKQVGVYGIYQTGDGRLMIPIILDGRIASAQYIAADGQKQFHGGGEVKGGYFALGPLPPQEGPIYVAEGYATAASIYEATGATAVMALNAGNLPPVAKWLREKLGPVQEIVIVGDNDESSTGQAAANEAATLIGARVIIPPEIGDVNDYVTAGGDLKALLTGKSTWLTAADDFCAKPAPIRWLIKKWIQAGGLAMVYGDSGTGKTFVVLDWVLRMAAGIDTWAGLRVRPGGVVYLAGEGHYGLKARLAGWKKYHNVEHLNAWISSGACDLNTSEGLAKTISEIRALEAQDIAVIVVDTLHRFLIGDENKATDTKTMLDACSKLSQTFDCTVILVHHTGVNQEAKGRARGSSAWRGALDNQILVSTSGDNIKLEQVKQKDCELADPIYLERIPVHLPGWFDEDGAAVSTIVLEPDEHGGEKVITALSKTQHLGLQAYREAAETYGLLDEYGNFAGVRENDWRNAFYSKYESAKQDTKKRVFQRIRKELIEKKEIICDGDTYMLSSDYELEFGYFVKKLKIKISKSEQNRDLEDFDLKGEKHINGTDGTKNEEK, from the coding sequence ATGGCAACACTACCGACAGGATGGGACCGGGAAATAAAGCCCGACACGCCAGAAACGCAGCTACAAAACGCCATCGCCAATTCTGCTATCGCGCCGAAGCGGCCTGTCCGCGTCACCCTTGACGGCAAAATCCACCGTTTTGCAGTCGTAGGCGACAAAAACACCGAAAAGGCCGGCTGGTATATCGGCTTCGGCGACAACATACCCGCCGGCATGTTCGGCAGCTGGCGCGGCAGCGTCGAAAGCAAATGGCTTGCCGACGTGGGGCGAGAACTCACGGCGGAAGAGATAGCGGCGTGCGAAAGACGGATGGCGGAAGCCGCGGCCATACGCGACGAAGAACGGCGGAAATACCGCGAACAGATCGCAAACGCCGTTATGAACATCTTACAGACCGTCACGCCCGCCGAGCCGGGGCATTCATATCTGCAGCGCAAGCAGGTCGGCGTCTACGGTATCTATCAGACCGGCGACGGACGTCTCATGATCCCGATAATATTGGATGGACGGATTGCCTCTGCGCAGTACATCGCCGCGGACGGCCAGAAGCAATTCCACGGCGGAGGTGAGGTCAAGGGTGGATATTTCGCCCTCGGCCCTCTGCCGCCGCAGGAGGGGCCGATATACGTCGCCGAGGGCTACGCGACCGCCGCCAGTATATACGAAGCCACAGGCGCGACCGCGGTAATGGCACTAAACGCCGGCAACTTGCCGCCCGTGGCAAAATGGCTGCGCGAAAAGCTCGGCCCTGTGCAGGAGATCGTGATCGTCGGCGACAACGACGAAAGCAGCACGGGGCAGGCGGCCGCAAACGAGGCCGCGACGCTCATCGGGGCAAGAGTAATAATCCCGCCGGAGATCGGCGACGTGAACGACTACGTTACCGCCGGCGGCGACCTCAAGGCGCTGCTCACGGGCAAAAGCACATGGCTTACCGCGGCGGACGACTTTTGTGCGAAGCCTGCGCCCATCCGCTGGCTCATAAAAAAATGGATACAGGCTGGCGGCTTGGCGATGGTATACGGAGACAGCGGCACCGGCAAGACCTTCGTCGTGCTCGATTGGGTACTGCGCATGGCGGCGGGCATAGATACGTGGGCCGGTCTGCGCGTGCGTCCGGGCGGCGTGGTCTATCTGGCCGGAGAAGGGCATTACGGACTTAAAGCCCGACTTGCAGGCTGGAAGAAGTACCACAACGTTGAACACCTAAACGCATGGATATCAAGTGGCGCCTGTGACCTCAACACCTCCGAAGGGCTCGCGAAAACGATATCAGAAATCCGTGCTCTCGAAGCTCAGGATATTGCGGTCATCGTCGTGGACACGCTTCATCGATTTTTGATTGGTGATGAAAACAAGGCGACAGACACGAAGACGATGCTTGACGCCTGCAGCAAGCTATCGCAGACCTTCGATTGCACGGTGATCCTCGTACATCATACCGGCGTCAACCAAGAGGCAAAGGGCCGAGCGCGCGGATCGTCGGCTTGGCGCGGCGCGTTGGACAACCAGATACTAGTTTCCACTTCGGGAGATAACATCAAACTTGAGCAGGTGAAACAAAAGGACTGTGAGCTTGCCGACCCGATATATCTTGAGCGAATCCCTGTACATCTGCCCGGATGGTTCGACGAAGACGGCGCTGCGGTATCTACGATAGTGCTTGAGCCGGATGAGCACGGAGGCGAAAAGGTAATAACTGCATTAAGCAAAACGCAACACTTAGGCTTGCAGGCGTATCGTGAGGCGGCGGAGACATACGGCTTACTTGACGAATACGGCAACTTCGCGGGAGTACGCGAAAATGATTGGCGGAATGCGTTTTACAGTAAATATGAAAGTGCAAAACAGGATACAAAAAAAAGGGTCTTTCAGCGCATACGCAAGGAGCTTATAGAAAAAAAAGAAATTATATGCGATGGAGACACCTATATGCTTTCAAGCGATTATGAACTAGAATTTGGATATTTTGTTAAAAAGTTGAAAATTAAAATAAGCAAAAGTGAACAGAATCGGGATTTGGAAGATTTTGACCTAAAAGGAGAAAAACACATCAACGGGACAGACGGGACAAAAAATGAAGAAAAATAG
- a CDS encoding VRR-NUC domain-containing protein, with amino-acid sequence MQRHRTVSQSKKTDDIIGCLSAAGHLPSEHEEQCAFISAFRKTFPGVRIIAIPNGGWRDIKTAARLKAEGVCKGVPDLFIPEWRFWIEMKRQKGGRASEEQKDWIEYLTATGYKAVVCKGRDEALQAAFDRREEMTRWQHYRQDGTGK; translated from the coding sequence GTGCAAAGGCACCGGACAGTATCACAATCAAAAAAGACGGACGATATTATAGGGTGCTTGAGCGCCGCTGGACACCTGCCGTCGGAGCATGAGGAGCAATGCGCCTTCATATCCGCGTTCAGGAAAACTTTTCCCGGTGTGCGAATAATCGCCATACCCAACGGCGGTTGGCGCGACATCAAGACGGCCGCGCGGCTAAAGGCCGAAGGCGTTTGTAAGGGAGTTCCTGATTTATTTATCCCTGAATGGCGTTTTTGGATTGAGATGAAGCGCCAGAAGGGCGGCAGGGCGTCCGAGGAACAAAAAGACTGGATAGAGTATTTGACGGCAACCGGCTATAAAGCCGTCGTCTGCAAAGGCAGAGACGAAGCACTACAGGCCGCGTTTGACCGGCGGGAGGAGATGACACGATGGCAACACTACCGACAGGATGGGACCGGGAAATAA